The proteins below come from a single Mytilus edulis chromosome 5, xbMytEdul2.2, whole genome shotgun sequence genomic window:
- the LOC139523494 gene encoding uncharacterized protein has translation MDIFILILCLSVGIAKASGHFKFYKMEKAEKIEVREFEMERTPFTTLGKRNVLQQRGNFTTCGDPKDKLSIQWEPKVLNTQGVATVYWDLVAPYDLVSGNVELVAWLPGQPDTPILNIGQKGTCGDLKSIIPTLTCPIKKNDISKNQFTFRDLRRLPTGKFDIEFKITNAKNEVFLCGRTSLELIP, from the exons ATGGACATTTTCATATTGATACTTTGCCTAAGTGTTGGCATAGCGAAGGCATCCggccattttaaattttataaaatggaaaAAGCGGAAAAAATTGAAGTTCGAGAATTTGAAATGGAACGAACTCCTTTCACAACACTTGGGAAGAGAAATGTCCTCCAGCAACGAGGCAACTTCACAACGTGTG GTGATCCAAAAGATAAATTGTCCATCCAGTGGGAGCCCAAGGTTTTAAATACTCAAGGCGTCGCTACTGTGTACTGGGATCTCGTAGCTC CATATGATTTAGTCAGTGGAAATGTAGAACTCGTTGCGTGGCTCCCTGGACAACCGGACACCCCAATATTAAACATTGGCCAAAAAGGTACATGTGGGGACTTGAAAAGTATTATACCGACTTTAACTTGTCCAATAAAGAAGAATG ATATATCAAAAAATCAGTTCACTTTCAGGGATTTAAGAAGACTCCCAACA GGAAAGTTCGATATCGAGTTCAAGATAACGAACGCCAAAAATGAAGTCTTTCTTTGTGGACGCACCAGCCTGGAACTGATACCTTGA